The DNA window CCCCGCTCTGGGAGCAGGCCTCGGGAGGTAGGCCTGCTCCGCCCCCCGAAGGGCTTCCTTGGAACCCGGGTGCAGTGCGTCTCGGGCGACCGCCCCGGGTCCTGGAGAACGCCCGCCGATCCGGGGAGGTCCCCGCGCTCCTTAGGGCTTCCCGATCGGCGGTTCCAGGGACAGCCTAGCGCCGCCCGCCGCCGCGCACATCCGACGCTCGCCCGAAAGGCCGCGGCGGGCGCCTGGGGTCCGCACCCTAGCCGGCCGTCTCCGGCCTCCGCCGGGGGAGCGCGTGGACCGGCCGGCCCAAGCCGACGCCGGCGGCCTCCATGATGGTCTCCGGCAGGGTGGGATGGGCGTGGATGGTCAAGGCCAAGTCCTCCAGGGTGGCCCCCATCTCGATGGCCAGCACGGCCTCGCCGATGAGGCTGGAGGCGTCGGGTCCGACGATCTGTACGCCCAGGAGCGTGTGATCCCCCTTCTCGGCCACCAGCTGGACGAAGCCCTCGCCCCTCCCCTCGCCCAGCGCGCGGCCGTTGGCGGCGAAGTTGAAGCGCGCCACCAGGGGCTCGGCGCCCTGGCGGCGGGCCTCCTCCTCGTCCAGGCCGGCGGTGGCGATCTCGGGATCGGAGAAGATGACCGCCGGGATGGCGCGCGGCTCGAAGGCCGTGCGCAGACCGGCGGCGGCCTCCGCGGCGACGATGCCCTCGTGGCTGGCCTTGTGGGCCAGGAGCAGACCCCCGGCCAGGTCGCCGATGGCGAAGAGCCCCGGATGGCGCGTCCGCCTCTGCTCGTCCACCGCCAGGAAGCCTCGTCGGTCCGCCTCCAGGCCCACGGTCTCCAGGCCCAGCCCCTCGCTGTTGGGCCGCCTTCCCACCGCCACCAGGACCCTGTCGGCGGGGAGCCTGCTCTCGCTCCCGTCGGCCAGCCGGACGACCACCCGCCCCTGGCGGGCCTCCCCGTGCGGGGGCTCGCCCCCCAGGAGGCGGGCACCCTTGTGGACGGTGACGCCCATGCGGCGGAGGCGACGCTCCACCACCGCCACCAGCTGCGCGCCGACACCGCTGAGGATCTCCGGCAGCGCCTCCACCACGGTCACGCGACTCCCCAGCTTGGCGTAGACGGAGCCCAGCTCGATGCCGATGTAGCCGCCGCCCACCACCACCAAGTCGCCCGGCAGCTCGCCGAGCGCCAGCGCGCCGCCGGCGTCCAGCACCCACTCGCCGTCGAAGGGGAGCGCCTCCAGCGCGGCCGGCCGCGAGCCGGTGGCCAGAATGGCCTGGCGGAAGGCGATCTCGCCTCCCTCCGGCAGGGCCGCCCCGTCCCCGCCGGCCACCGGCTCCACCCGCACCCGTCCCGGACCGGCCAGCCGCGCCCGTCCGTGCAGGATGCGGACGCCGTTGCCCTCGAGAAGCTGGCGCACGCCGCGGGTCAGCTGCCGGACGACACCCTGCTTCCACGCCTGCAGCCGCCCCATGTCGACGCGGGCCTCGCCGAAGAGGAGGCCCATGGCCTCCGCCTCGCGGGCGCGCGCGAAGAGGTCGGCCGCGCTGATCAGCGCCTTGGAGGGGATGCATCCCTCATTCAGACAGACGCCGCCCAACTCGCCGGCGTCGACCAGCGTCACGTCCAGCCCCAGCTGGGCCGCCCGGATGGCGGCCACATACCCCCCGGGGCCTCCTCCCACGACCAGGAGCCCCGCCGGCTCCCGCCCCGCCTCGCTCAGCCTCCTCACCCCTTCCTCGCGTCGGGCGGGGGGCAGCTCGCCCCCTCCGCCGCCACCGGGCGGCCGGCCGCCCGCTACCAGCCCATCTCCTCGACCAGTCGGGCGTAGGTCTCCGGCTCGTCCACGTCCCGGAACCAGGGGCCGCGCCCCAGCTCCACGGGCAGCACCCTGCCGCGGTGGCGTGCCAGGAGCTGGCGGCCGCCCGCCTCCCCCTCCAGCGCCCGGAGCTCCGCCAGCAGCTCGCCGGCGAAGATCACCGGGTTGCGCAGCTCGCCCGCCTCGGCCGCCGCCACCGCCACCGCCTCGCCCCTGGCGGCGAAGGTCCGGACGAGGCGCTCCACCTGTGCGGCGCCCAGCGCCGGCTGGTCGGCCACCAGCAGGAGCAGCCCCTCGGGCGCCCCGCACTCCGTCACGGCCCGCGCCGCCGCCGCCACGGAGGAGCCCAGGCCGTCGGCGTAACGCGGATTGTACAGGCAGCGTAGCCTCTCCTGCTGGCCGCGCAGGCGCGCCCAGCGCTCCGCCTCCTCGCGGACGGCGCCGGCGGCGGCTCCGAGCACCACCCAGAGGCGGCCGTCGACCACCGAGGCGGCCTCTAGCGCCCGCGAGAGGAGCGTCTGCCCCGGCCCCGCCGCCAGGAGCGGCTTGGGTCTCCCCATGCGCCGGGAGAGGCCGGCCGCGAGGACGGCGGCGTCAAGCCTGCCCGGACGCGGCATGGATGGGCCCGGCCCGCCCGCTCAGGAAGCCGCCCCCGTGCCCGTTGCGGACCGCCAGCACCTCCGCCAGGATGCTGACCGCCACCTCCTCCGGCCCCTCGGCGCCCACGTCCAGGCCCACCGGGGCGTGGAGGCGCGCCAGCGCCTCGGGCGGGGGCTCGAAGCCCTCCGCGCGCAGGTCGCCCAGGATCCGCTCCGCCCGCGCGCGCGGCCCCAGAAGCCCCACGTAGGCCGCCTCCGAGGCCAGGGCGAAGCGCACGCAGGCGCGGTCGCGCTCCAGGTGGTGGTTCATCACCACGGCGTAGCTTCGCGCGCCCAGCGCGAGGCGCCCCTCCAGCTCCCCGGGCGCCGCCAACACCAGCTCGGCACCCGGAAAGCGTTCGGGTGTCACGTAGGCCTCCCGCGGGTCGACCACGCGCACGCGGAAGCCGAGCCGGCTCGCCAGGGCCGCCAGCGGCACGGCGTCGTCTCCTGCGCCGAAGAGGATCAGCTCCGGCGGGGGCGCCTGCACGTCGAAGAAGAGGGTGGCCCGCCCCCCGCCGGGAAGGTCGGTCTCGACCGTGCCGGAACGGGGATGGCGGGCCGCCAGGCGCCGGCGTGCCTCCTCCTCCGCCAGGCGGTCGAGCGCCGGCTCGCCCAGGCTGCCTTCCGCCCCGCCCTCGGCCGGGACGAAGAGGCGCCGCCCACCCTCCAGCAGGGTGACCAGCACCGCGGCACGGCCGCCGGCCACCGCCTGCAGCCACCGCTCGAAGGGCTCGCTCATCGCCCGCGCTCCCCGCCCCGTCCGCCGGGAAGCGGCTCGACGTAGACGTCCAGCGAGCCGCCGCAACCCAGGCCCAGGCTCCAGACCGTCTCGTCGTCCAGCTGGTAGTGGCGCAGGATCGGCCGCCCGCTCTCCATCGCCTGGCGCGCCACCTCGGCGATGTCGGCCTCGACGCAGCCGCCCGAGATGGTGCCCGTGATGCGCCCGTCCTCGTCCACCAGCAGCTTGGCGCCCTCGCGCCGGTAGGCCGAGCCCTGGACCCGCACCACCGTGGCCAGGGCCGCCCTCCGGCCCGCGCGACGGGCCTCCTCGATGGCCCGGAGCAGCTCCTCGCGCTCGCCCATGTCCGCTCACCTCCCGTCGTCCTCTTCGGCCAGCGCCTCCTCCAGGGCCTCCCGCAGCGGTCGGCCGCCGTTCCCGGCCAGCAGCTCCCAGTCCTCCCGGTCCTTCACGATACAGCCCAGCGTCTGCTCCACCACCGCCTCGTCCAGCCCGTCGCTGTGGAGGGCGACCAGCGCCCGCGCCCAGTCGAGGCTCTCGGCCACGCCGGGAGCCTTGTTGAGCGAGAGCGCGCGCAGCCGTCCCACGAAGCGCGCGATCTGCCGCGCCAGGCGCCGGTCGATGCCGGGCAGCCGCGCCTCCA is part of the Bacillota bacterium genome and encodes:
- the lpdA gene encoding dihydrolipoyl dehydrogenase, with protein sequence MSEAGREPAGLLVVGGGPGGYVAAIRAAQLGLDVTLVDAGELGGVCLNEGCIPSKALISAADLFARAREAEAMGLLFGEARVDMGRLQAWKQGVVRQLTRGVRQLLEGNGVRILHGRARLAGPGRVRVEPVAGGDGAALPEGGEIAFRQAILATGSRPAALEALPFDGEWVLDAGGALALGELPGDLVVVGGGYIGIELGSVYAKLGSRVTVVEALPEILSGVGAQLVAVVERRLRRMGVTVHKGARLLGGEPPHGEARQGRVVVRLADGSESRLPADRVLVAVGRRPNSEGLGLETVGLEADRRGFLAVDEQRRTRHPGLFAIGDLAGGLLLAHKASHEGIVAAEAAAGLRTAFEPRAIPAVIFSDPEIATAGLDEEEARRQGAEPLVARFNFAANGRALGEGRGEGFVQLVAEKGDHTLLGVQIVGPDASSLIGEAVLAIEMGATLEDLALTIHAHPTLPETIMEAAGVGLGRPVHALPRRRPETAG
- a CDS encoding NTP transferase domain-containing protein, with amino-acid sequence MPRPGRLDAAVLAAGLSRRMGRPKPLLAAGPGQTLLSRALEAASVVDGRLWVVLGAAAGAVREEAERWARLRGQQERLRCLYNPRYADGLGSSVAAAARAVTECGAPEGLLLLVADQPALGAAQVERLVRTFAARGEAVAVAAAEAGELRNPVIFAGELLAELRALEGEAGGRQLLARHRGRVLPVELGRGPWFRDVDEPETYARLVEEMGW